A window from Drosophila subobscura isolate 14011-0131.10 chromosome O, UCBerk_Dsub_1.0, whole genome shotgun sequence encodes these proteins:
- the LOC117896371 gene encoding protein dj-1beta has protein sequence MIPSVFSRNFAKLVNMSKTALIILAPGAEEMEFVIAADVLRRAGIKVTVAGLKDSEPVKCSRDVVIVPDTSLAKAAGDKFDVVVLPGGLGGSNAMGESAAVGDLLRAQESGGGLIAAICAAPTVLAKHGIATGKSLTSYPSMKDQLVDKYCYVDDKSVVKDGNLITSRGPGTAYDFALKIAEELTGLEKVKEVAKGLLLSYN, from the exons ATGATTCCCTCCGTTTTTTCGCGAAATTTTGCAAAACTCGTAAACATGTCCAAAACTGCACTGATTATCCTGGCTCCTGGCGCCGAAGAAATGGAGTTTGTCATTGCCGCAGACGTGCTGCGTCGTGCTGGG ATCAAGGTCACTGTGGCTGGGCTGAAAGACTCGGAGCCGGTGAAGTGCTCCCGCGATGTGGTTATTGTGCCGGACACATCTCTGGCCAAGGCGGCCGGCGACAAATTTGATGTGGTCGTGCTACCAGGTGGATTGGGTGGTTCCAATGCCATGGGAGAGTCAGCAGCCGTGGGGGATCTCCTGCGCGCCCAGGAATCTGGCGGTGGACTGATTGCCGCCATCTGTGCCGCGCCCACAGTGCTGGCCAAGCATGGAATCGCCACCGGCAAGTCCCTCACCTCGTATCCCTCAATGAAGGACCAACTCGTGGACAAGTACTG CTATGTGGATGACAAGAGTGTGGTGAAGGATGGAAATCTAATTACTAGTCGCGGTCCTGGAACCGCCTACGACTTTGCCCTGAAGATTGCCGAGGAGCTGACTGGCTTGGAGAAGGTTAAGGAGGTGGCCAagggcctgctgctgtcctaCAACTAA
- the LOC117896168 gene encoding serine/threonine-protein kinase Warts isoform X1, protein MHPAGEKRGGRPNDKYTAEALESIKQDLTRFEVQNNQRNNQNYTALRYTATNGRNDALTPDYHHVKPPMEPPPSASPSPDVAIPPPPTIVGGQSVVGVGVGVGVALQTNGHVPKMMNPLIPTKLIRKASIERDTPSHYLRCSPALDSGAGSSRSDSPHSHSHQGLGGGGGGGGGGSRASTTGPYSPSPSSFSDAAPPAPPPRNPTASSSATPPPPPPTNQAYVKRRSPALNRPPAIAPPPGAPGTRGTSPVIPQNGLKTQQQLSQQMKALNMYPGGGNGAAVEPPPPYLINTVVVTSSQPPPPPSYTASMQSRQSPTQSQQSDYRKSPSSGIYSATSAGSPSPITVSNSSGILPPPPVSAGSVGLAKPQPRAYQARTQQPIIMQSVKSTQVQKPVLQTAVAPQSPVSASASNSPVHVMTAPPSYPQKSPAVVQQQQAAAAAAHQHSPLLVIPSTGSVVVGSSAVKPPTPTTPPLMGSALNGSVIVKPACMEPPSYAKSMQAKAAIVHPQQVQVQQQQQQQQQQQQQQLQTLRALQAQAQAQAQAQAQAQAQQQQQQQQQQQQQKASNGNAGRQLPPPPPYQSSNNNNNDSKPASNNNNIQITNSNLATTPPIPPAKYSGAGANSSGGSNGSASTASSSGAKAAAAACKKIKHASPIPERKISKEKEEERKEGRMRQYSPQAFKFFMEQHIENVIKSYRQRTYRKNQLEKEMLKVGLPDETQIEMRKMLNQKESNYIRLKRAKMDKSMFVKIKPIGVGAFGEVTLVRKIDTSNHLYAMKTLRKADVLKRNQVAHVKAERDILAEADNNWVVKLYYSFQDKDNLYFVMDYIPGGDLMSLLIKLGIFEEELARFYIAEVTCAVDSVHKMGFIHRDIKPDNILIDSVGHIKLTDFGLCTGFRWTHNSKYYQENGNHSRQDSMEPWEDFSENGPKPTVLERRRMRDHQRVLAHSLVGTPNYIAPEVLERSGYTQLCDYWSVGVILYEMLVGQPPFLANTPLETQQKVINWEKTLHIPPQAELSREATDLIRRLCASADKRLGKSVDEVKSHEFFKGIDFADMRKQKAPFIPEIKHPTDTSNFDPVDPDKLRSNDSNMSSGDDIELNDRQFHGFFEFTFRRFFDDKQQPDMTDDQGPVYV, encoded by the exons atgCATCCAGCGGGGGAGAAAAGGGGCGGTCGCCCCAATGATAAATACACAGCGGAAGCCCTCGAGAGCATCAAGCAGGATCTAACACGATTCGAAGtacaaaataatcaaagaaATAATCAG AATTACACAGCTCTGCGATACACAGCCACCAATGGACGCAATGATGCACTTACTCCGGACTATCATCATGTCAAGCCGCCCATGGAGCCACCTCCGTCGGCGTCCCCATCGCCGGATGTGGCCATCCCCCCGCCGCCCACCATCGTAGGCGGCCAGTCCGTTGTGGGCGTcggcgtgggtgtgggcgtggccctGCAGACGAATGGACACGTGCCAAAGATGATGAACCCCCTGATCCCCACGAAGCTGATCCGCAAGGCGAGCATAGAGCGGGACACCCCGAGCCACTATCTGCGCTGTAGTCCGGCCCTGGACTCGGGCGCTGGCAGTTCCCGCTCCGACAGCCCGCACTCCCACTCGCACCAGGGCctcggcggaggaggaggcggcggtggggGTGGCAGCCGGGCCAGCACTACTGGTCCGTATTCCCCGTCACCCAGCAGCTTCAgcgatgctgctcctccggcgCCGCCACCACGGAATCCGACGGCCTCCAGCTCGGCCACGcccccgccgccaccgcctacGAATCAGGCGTACGTGAAGCGAAGGTCGCCGGCTCTGAACCGCCCACCGGCGATAGCACCACCGCCAGGAGCGCCTGGGACACGTGGCACCTCGCCGGTCATACCGCAGAACGGGCTgaagacgcagcagcagctctcgcAGCAGATGAAGGCGCTCAACATGTACCCTGGCGGAGGCAATGGCGCTGCGGTGGAACCCCCGCCGCCGTACCTCATCAACACGGTGGTCGTGACCAGCAGTCAGCCCCCGCCGCCGCCCAGCTACACGGCCTCGATGCAGTCCCGCCAGTCGCCgacgcagtcgcagcagtcgGATTACCGCAAGTCTCCCAGCAGCGGCATCTACTCGGCCACATCGGCGGGATCGCCCAGTCCAATCACTgtgagcaacagcagcggcatccTGCCTCCCCCGCCAGTCTCCGCGGGATCCGTGGGCCTGGCCAAGCCCCAGCCGAGGGCGTACCAAGCGCGCACCCAGCAGCCCATCATCATGCAGAGCGTGAAGAGCACGCAGGTGCAGAAGCCGGTGCTCCAGACGGCAGTGGCGCCCCAGTCGCCCGTCAGTGCCTCCGCCAGCAACAGTCCGGTCCACGTCATGACCGCACCGCCATCCTATCCTCAAAAGTCGCCGGCggttgtgcagcagcagcaggcagcggcagcagccgctcaTCAGCACTCGCCGCTTCTGGTGATCCCGAGCACGGGGTCCGTGGTGGTTGGATCGTCTGCCGTGAAGCCACCCACGCCCACAACGCCGCCACTGATGGGATCCGCTCTTAACGGATCGGTGATTGTGAAGCCCGCCTGCATGGAGCCACCCTCCTATGCCAAGAGCATGCAGGCCAAGGCTGCCATTGTGCATCCGCAGCAGGTCcaggtgcaacagcagcagcagcaacaacaacagcagcaacagcagcagcttcagacGCTGAGAGCACTCCAGGCGCAGGCGCAAGCTCAGGCACAGG CTCAGGCGCAAGCGcaggcacaacagcagcaacagcaacaacagcagcagcaacagcagaaggcGAGCAATGGCAATGCTGGCAGACAGCTGCCACCCCCACCACCCTACCagagtagcaacaacaacaacaacgacagtaAACCCgccagcaataacaacaacattcAGATAACAAACAGCAACCTTGCCACCACGCCACCAATACCACCCGCCAAGTACAGCGGAGCGGGAGCAAACAGTTCGGGTGGCAGCAATGGATCCGCATCGACAGCATCCTCTTCGGGAGCCAAGgccgcggctgctgcctgcaagAAGATCAAGCATGCATCGCCGATACCCGAACGGAAGATCtccaaggagaaggaggaggagcggaaGGAGGGTCGCATGCGGCAGTACTCGCCGCAGGCATTCAAGTTCTTCATGGAGCAGCACATCGAGAACGTGATTAAGTCGTACCGCCAGCGCACCTACCGCAAGAAccagctggagaaggagatgcTGAAGGTGGGGCTACCGGACGAGACGCAGATCGAGATGCGGAAGATGCTCAACCAGAAGGAGAGCAACTACATCCGCCTCAAGCGGGCCAAGATGGATAAGAGCATGTTCGTGAAGATCAAGCCCATCGGCGTGGGTGCCTTTGGGGAGGTGACGCTCGTCCGCAAGATCGACACTTCCAATCATCTGTACGCCATGAAGACGCTACGCAAGGCCGATGTCCTCAAGCGCAACCAAGTCGCGCATGTGAAGGCCGAACGTGATATCTTGGCCGAGGCCGACAACAATTGGGTCGTGAAGCTCTACTATAGTTTTCAGGATAAGGATAATTTATACTTTGTGATGGATTACATACCCG GTGGCGATCTGATGTCGCTGCTGATCAAGTTGGGCATCTTCGAGGAGGAACTGGCCCGCTTCTACATTGCGGAAGTCACCTGCGCCGTGGACAGTGTACACAAAATGGGCTTCATTCACAG AGACATCAAACCTGACAACATACTCATCGACAGTGTCGGACACATAAAACTCACCGACTTTGGCCTATGCACGGGTTTCCGATGGACGCATAACTCAAAGTACTATCAGGAGAATG GCAATCACTCGCGCCAGGACTCGATGGAACCTTGGGAGGACTTCTCGGAGAATGGACCCAAACCCACTGTGCTGGAGCG GCGGCGAATGCGCGATCACCAAAGAGTTTTGGCCCACTCGCTGGTGGGAACACCAAACTACATAGCGCCCGAGGTGCTGGAGCGAAGCGGCTACACGCAGCTGTGCGACTATTGGAGCGTCGGAGTGATTCTCTACGAGATGCTGGTGGGACAGCCGCCCTTCCTGGCCAACACTCCACTGGAAACGCAACAGAAG GTTATAAACTGGGAGAAAACGTTGCACATACCGCCGCAGGCAGAGCTGTCGCGAGAGGCCACCGATCTGATTCGTCGTCTCTGTGCATCGGCGGACAAGCGGCTGGGCAAGAGCGTGGATGAGGTGAAAAGCCATGAATTCTTCAAGGGTATCGATTTTGCGGACATGCGGAAGCAGAAAGCTCCTTTTATACCGGAGATCAAGCATCCCACGGACACGTCGAACTTCGATCCGGTCGATCCCGACAAGCTGCGTTCCAACGACTCAAACATGAGCAGCGGCGACGACATCGAGCTGAACGACAGGCAATTCCATGGATTTTTCGAATTTACCTTTAGGAGATTCTTCGATGACAAACAGCAGCCGGATATGACGGACGACCAGGGACCGGTCTACGTCTGA
- the LOC117896168 gene encoding serine/threonine-protein kinase Warts isoform X2: MHPAGEKRGGRPNDKYTAEALESIKQDLTRFEVQNNQRNNQNYTALRYTATNGRNDALTPDYHHVKPPMEPPPSASPSPDVAIPPPPTIVGGQSVVGVGVGVGVALQTNGHVPKMMNPLIPTKLIRKASIERDTPSHYLRCSPALDSGAGSSRSDSPHSHSHQGLGGGGGGGGGGSRASTTGPYSPSPSSFSDAAPPAPPPRNPTASSSATPPPPPPTNQAYVKRRSPALNRPPAIAPPPGAPGTRGTSPVIPQNGLKTQQQLSQQMKALNMYPGGGNGAAVEPPPPYLINTVVVTSSQPPPPPSYTASMQSRQSPTQSQQSDYRKSPSSGIYSATSAGSPSPITVSNSSGILPPPPVSAGSVGLAKPQPRAYQARTQQPIIMQSVKSTQVQKPVLQTAVAPQSPVSASASNSPVHVMTAPPSYPQKSPAVVQQQQAAAAAAHQHSPLLVIPSTGSVVVGSSAVKPPTPTTPPLMGSALNGSVIVKPACMEPPSYAKSMQAKAAIVHPQQVQVQQQQQQQQQQQQQQLQTLRALQAQAQAQAQAQAQAQQQQQQQQQQQQQKASNGNAGRQLPPPPPYQSSNNNNNDSKPASNNNNIQITNSNLATTPPIPPAKYSGAGANSSGGSNGSASTASSSGAKAAAAACKKIKHASPIPERKISKEKEEERKEGRMRQYSPQAFKFFMEQHIENVIKSYRQRTYRKNQLEKEMLKVGLPDETQIEMRKMLNQKESNYIRLKRAKMDKSMFVKIKPIGVGAFGEVTLVRKIDTSNHLYAMKTLRKADVLKRNQVAHVKAERDILAEADNNWVVKLYYSFQDKDNLYFVMDYIPGGDLMSLLIKLGIFEEELARFYIAEVTCAVDSVHKMGFIHRDIKPDNILIDSVGHIKLTDFGLCTGFRWTHNSKYYQENGNHSRQDSMEPWEDFSENGPKPTVLERRRMRDHQRVLAHSLVGTPNYIAPEVLERSGYTQLCDYWSVGVILYEMLVGQPPFLANTPLETQQKVINWEKTLHIPPQAELSREATDLIRRLCASADKRLGKSVDEVKSHEFFKGIDFADMRKQKAPFIPEIKHPTDTSNFDPVDPDKLRSNDSNMSSGDDIELNDRQFHGFFEFTFRRFFDDKQQPDMTDDQGPVYV; the protein is encoded by the exons atgCATCCAGCGGGGGAGAAAAGGGGCGGTCGCCCCAATGATAAATACACAGCGGAAGCCCTCGAGAGCATCAAGCAGGATCTAACACGATTCGAAGtacaaaataatcaaagaaATAATCAG AATTACACAGCTCTGCGATACACAGCCACCAATGGACGCAATGATGCACTTACTCCGGACTATCATCATGTCAAGCCGCCCATGGAGCCACCTCCGTCGGCGTCCCCATCGCCGGATGTGGCCATCCCCCCGCCGCCCACCATCGTAGGCGGCCAGTCCGTTGTGGGCGTcggcgtgggtgtgggcgtggccctGCAGACGAATGGACACGTGCCAAAGATGATGAACCCCCTGATCCCCACGAAGCTGATCCGCAAGGCGAGCATAGAGCGGGACACCCCGAGCCACTATCTGCGCTGTAGTCCGGCCCTGGACTCGGGCGCTGGCAGTTCCCGCTCCGACAGCCCGCACTCCCACTCGCACCAGGGCctcggcggaggaggaggcggcggtggggGTGGCAGCCGGGCCAGCACTACTGGTCCGTATTCCCCGTCACCCAGCAGCTTCAgcgatgctgctcctccggcgCCGCCACCACGGAATCCGACGGCCTCCAGCTCGGCCACGcccccgccgccaccgcctacGAATCAGGCGTACGTGAAGCGAAGGTCGCCGGCTCTGAACCGCCCACCGGCGATAGCACCACCGCCAGGAGCGCCTGGGACACGTGGCACCTCGCCGGTCATACCGCAGAACGGGCTgaagacgcagcagcagctctcgcAGCAGATGAAGGCGCTCAACATGTACCCTGGCGGAGGCAATGGCGCTGCGGTGGAACCCCCGCCGCCGTACCTCATCAACACGGTGGTCGTGACCAGCAGTCAGCCCCCGCCGCCGCCCAGCTACACGGCCTCGATGCAGTCCCGCCAGTCGCCgacgcagtcgcagcagtcgGATTACCGCAAGTCTCCCAGCAGCGGCATCTACTCGGCCACATCGGCGGGATCGCCCAGTCCAATCACTgtgagcaacagcagcggcatccTGCCTCCCCCGCCAGTCTCCGCGGGATCCGTGGGCCTGGCCAAGCCCCAGCCGAGGGCGTACCAAGCGCGCACCCAGCAGCCCATCATCATGCAGAGCGTGAAGAGCACGCAGGTGCAGAAGCCGGTGCTCCAGACGGCAGTGGCGCCCCAGTCGCCCGTCAGTGCCTCCGCCAGCAACAGTCCGGTCCACGTCATGACCGCACCGCCATCCTATCCTCAAAAGTCGCCGGCggttgtgcagcagcagcaggcagcggcagcagccgctcaTCAGCACTCGCCGCTTCTGGTGATCCCGAGCACGGGGTCCGTGGTGGTTGGATCGTCTGCCGTGAAGCCACCCACGCCCACAACGCCGCCACTGATGGGATCCGCTCTTAACGGATCGGTGATTGTGAAGCCCGCCTGCATGGAGCCACCCTCCTATGCCAAGAGCATGCAGGCCAAGGCTGCCATTGTGCATCCGCAGCAGGTCcaggtgcaacagcagcagcagcaacaacaacagcagcaacagcagcagcttcagacGCTGAGAGCACTCCAGGCGCAGGCGCAAGCTCAGGCACAG GCGCAAGCGcaggcacaacagcagcaacagcaacaacagcagcagcaacagcagaaggcGAGCAATGGCAATGCTGGCAGACAGCTGCCACCCCCACCACCCTACCagagtagcaacaacaacaacaacgacagtaAACCCgccagcaataacaacaacattcAGATAACAAACAGCAACCTTGCCACCACGCCACCAATACCACCCGCCAAGTACAGCGGAGCGGGAGCAAACAGTTCGGGTGGCAGCAATGGATCCGCATCGACAGCATCCTCTTCGGGAGCCAAGgccgcggctgctgcctgcaagAAGATCAAGCATGCATCGCCGATACCCGAACGGAAGATCtccaaggagaaggaggaggagcggaaGGAGGGTCGCATGCGGCAGTACTCGCCGCAGGCATTCAAGTTCTTCATGGAGCAGCACATCGAGAACGTGATTAAGTCGTACCGCCAGCGCACCTACCGCAAGAAccagctggagaaggagatgcTGAAGGTGGGGCTACCGGACGAGACGCAGATCGAGATGCGGAAGATGCTCAACCAGAAGGAGAGCAACTACATCCGCCTCAAGCGGGCCAAGATGGATAAGAGCATGTTCGTGAAGATCAAGCCCATCGGCGTGGGTGCCTTTGGGGAGGTGACGCTCGTCCGCAAGATCGACACTTCCAATCATCTGTACGCCATGAAGACGCTACGCAAGGCCGATGTCCTCAAGCGCAACCAAGTCGCGCATGTGAAGGCCGAACGTGATATCTTGGCCGAGGCCGACAACAATTGGGTCGTGAAGCTCTACTATAGTTTTCAGGATAAGGATAATTTATACTTTGTGATGGATTACATACCCG GTGGCGATCTGATGTCGCTGCTGATCAAGTTGGGCATCTTCGAGGAGGAACTGGCCCGCTTCTACATTGCGGAAGTCACCTGCGCCGTGGACAGTGTACACAAAATGGGCTTCATTCACAG AGACATCAAACCTGACAACATACTCATCGACAGTGTCGGACACATAAAACTCACCGACTTTGGCCTATGCACGGGTTTCCGATGGACGCATAACTCAAAGTACTATCAGGAGAATG GCAATCACTCGCGCCAGGACTCGATGGAACCTTGGGAGGACTTCTCGGAGAATGGACCCAAACCCACTGTGCTGGAGCG GCGGCGAATGCGCGATCACCAAAGAGTTTTGGCCCACTCGCTGGTGGGAACACCAAACTACATAGCGCCCGAGGTGCTGGAGCGAAGCGGCTACACGCAGCTGTGCGACTATTGGAGCGTCGGAGTGATTCTCTACGAGATGCTGGTGGGACAGCCGCCCTTCCTGGCCAACACTCCACTGGAAACGCAACAGAAG GTTATAAACTGGGAGAAAACGTTGCACATACCGCCGCAGGCAGAGCTGTCGCGAGAGGCCACCGATCTGATTCGTCGTCTCTGTGCATCGGCGGACAAGCGGCTGGGCAAGAGCGTGGATGAGGTGAAAAGCCATGAATTCTTCAAGGGTATCGATTTTGCGGACATGCGGAAGCAGAAAGCTCCTTTTATACCGGAGATCAAGCATCCCACGGACACGTCGAACTTCGATCCGGTCGATCCCGACAAGCTGCGTTCCAACGACTCAAACATGAGCAGCGGCGACGACATCGAGCTGAACGACAGGCAATTCCATGGATTTTTCGAATTTACCTTTAGGAGATTCTTCGATGACAAACAGCAGCCGGATATGACGGACGACCAGGGACCGGTCTACGTCTGA